From a single Triplophysa rosa linkage group LG1, Trosa_1v2, whole genome shotgun sequence genomic region:
- the cth1 gene encoding cysteine three histidine 1, whose product MMFETSQDNLLFPTESQIQPFFPEEGLGSGIISLAEAFLPLVEYPSPPMTPWLCSTRYKTELCSRYAETGTCKYAERCQFAHGLHDLHVPSRHPKYKTEMCRTYHTAGYCVYGTRCLFVHNLKEQRPARPRCKNVPCRTYRAFGVCPFGTRCHFLHVGGSASDSAEDERPWQPPSSQDWKPRGALCRTFSAFGFCLYGTRCRFQHGLPNTIKGLCSKYANWSHQMLNGGSLSPASDTCSSPSPPSSLPPSALASPVYPDDSGPITPPSVDTVANNAFTFSSQHLNDLLLPVAFRLQQLEKAAKTAPQS is encoded by the exons ATGATGTTTGAG acTAGTCAAGATAATCTGCTGTTCCCCACTGAAAGCCAGATTCAGCCTTTCTTCCCTGAGGAGGGATTAGGCAGTGGAATCATTTCTCTTGCTGAAGCCTTTCTTCCTTTAGTTGAGTATCCATCTCCTCCTATGACCCCCTGGCTCTGCTCCACCCGCTACAAGACAGAACTGTGCAGCCGCTATGCTGAGACTGGTACCTGCAAGTATGCAGAACGCTGCCAGTTTGCTCATGGCCTCCATGATCTTCATGTACCTTCACGCCATCCTAAGTATAAAACGGAGATGTGTCGTACCTATCACACTGCTGGATATTGTGTTTATGGCACACGCTGTCTATTTGTGCACAACCTTAAAGAGCAAAGGCCTGCCCGTCCCCGGTGCAAAAATGTACCATGCCGTACGTATCGTGCATTTGGGGTTTGTCCCTTTGGCACCAGATGCCACTTTCTGCATGTTGGTGgctctgcatctgacagtgcAGAGGATGAGAGACCATGGCAACCTCCAAGTTCCCAAGATTGGAAACCTCGTGGTGCCCTCTGTCGTACGTTTAGTGCTTTTGGATTCTGTCTGTATGGCACCCGTTGCCGGTTCCAGCATGGACTCCCCAATACGATCAAAGGTCTTTGCTCTAAATATGCAAACTGGTCTCATCAAATGCTAAATGGAGGATCACTCTCGCCTGCATCAGATACATGTTCTTCACCCTCTCCACCTTCCTCATTGCCTCCATCTGCACTAGCCTCACCAGTGTACCCTGATGACTCTGGTCCAATCACCCCTCCTTCAGTAGATACAGTGGCCAACAATGCCTTTACATTTAGCAGTCAGCATTTGAATGACCTGCTGCTACCTGTGGCCTTTAGGCTTCAGCAGCTAGAGAAGGCTGCCAAAACTGCCCCACAAAGTTAA